The sequence CACTGGCCGATCGACCGGTTCCAGAAGTACTCCGAGGAACTGATGATGCACGACCTGTTCGAGGTCGGGCACGTCGACACCGCCATCTTCCAGCCGACGAACCTGCGGCAGTGGTACAAGAACGGCTTCAACACCACCGAGGCCGACGCGGCGCTCGCCGAGAAGCACCCCGGCAAGTTCCTCGTCAACACCACGTTCGACCCGCGAGAAGGCGACGCGGGGATGAGGGCGTTCGAAGAACGCGTCAAGCGCTACGGCTGCAAGGGCGTCAAGCTCTACACCGCGGAGTGGTACGGCGATTCCCGTGGCTGGAGCCTCAAGGACCCGGAAGCCGCGCGCTACCTCGAGAAGTGCGAGGAGCTCGGCGTCAAGAACATCCACGTCCACAAGGGACCGACGATCTGGCCGCTGGACAAGGACGCGTTCGACGTGTCCGATGTGGACCACGTGGCGACGAACTTCCAGGGCCTCAACTTCATCGTCGAGCACGTCGGCCTGCCGCGCATCGAGGACTTCTGCTTCATGGCCACCCAGGAGCGGAACGTCTACGCGGGGCTGGCCGTCGTGGTCGGCGGCCTGATGCACGCCCGGCCGAAGTTCTTCGCGAAGGTCATGGGCGAGCTGATGTTCTGGCTCGGCGAGGACAAGCTGGTCTTCGGCGCTGACTACGCCATCTGGGAACCCAAGTGGCAGGTCGAGGGCTTCGTCGACTGGAACATGCCGGGCGACGACGAGCTGTCGGACTTCCCGCCGCTGACGGTCGACCAGAAGAAGAAGATCCTCGGGCTGAACGCCGCGCGGCTCTACGACATCGACGTCCCCGAGGAGCTGAAGCTCGCGAACCCGGAGAACGTCGAGCCGGTCGGCGTGCCGAACTCATGACCACCCTGGTGCTCGGTGCCCGCGCCGCCGTGTGGGCGGCGCTGGGCACCGTCCGCGATCCCGAACTGGACGAACCCCTCACCGACCTCGGGTTCGTCGCCCGCTGCGAGGTGGACGACGCGGGCCACGCCGTCATCCGGCTGCGGCTGCCGACGTACTTCTGCGCGCCCAACTTCGCGTTCCTCATGGTGGCGGACGCCTACGATGCCGTGGCCGGGGTGCCGGGCCTGACCGGGCTCGACATCAAGCTGGACGACCACTTCGCCTCGGACGTCATCAACCGCGGAGTGGCGGCCCGGCAGGGGTTCGTCGCTTCGTTCGAGGGCGAGGCCGCCGACGAACTCGACACGCTGCGGTACGACTTCGTCCGCAAGGCGGTGCTGGCCGGCACCGACCGCGTGTGCCGGTCCCTGGCCGGGCGTGACCCGACGTCGCTGACCCTCGGCGAGGTCCCGCCGAGCCCGGACCTCGACCGGCTGCGGGCCCGCCGCCGCGAGCTGGGCCTGCCCGCCGGCGACGGCGACCCGCTGCTGCTCGACCCGGCGACCGGGCTCGCGGTCGCCCCCGCCGACGCGAAGCGCCACCTGGCGTTCGCCCGGCTCACCCGCACCAGCATGGAGGCCAATTCCGGCGTGTGCCGCGGCATGTTGCGTGCTCGGTACTCGCTGGCCGAAGACGAGGAGGGCACGGGATGAAGGCCGTGCGGCTGCAGAAGTACCACCAGCACCCGGTGATCGAAGACGTCCCGGAGCCGCGCGCGACCGGACCCTTCGACGTCGTGGTCAAGATCGGCGGCGCCGGCGTGTGCCGCACCGACCTGCACATCATCGAAGAGCAGTGGGCCGAGAAGTCCGGCGTCGCGCTGCCGTACACGATCGGCCACGAGAACGCCGGCTGGGTGCACGAGGTCGGCCCGGCGGTGACCAACGTCGAGGTCGGGGACACGGTCATCCTGCACCCGACGCCGACGTGCGGGCTGTGCCACGCCTGCCGCGCGGGCGACGACATGCACTGTCCGAACGGGACGTTTCCGGGCATCAACACCGATGGCGGGATGGCGGAGTACCTGCTGACGTCGGCGCGGGCGTGCATCAAGCTCGACCCGTCGACCCAGCCGTCCGACGTGGCGGCGCTCGCCGATGCCGGGATCACCGCCTACCACGCGGTGCGCAAGTCCGTGCCGCTGCTGTATCCGGGCACGACGTGCGTCGTCAACGGCGCCGGCGGCCTCGGGCACATCGGCATCCAGTCGCTTCGTGCGTTGACGGCTGCTCGGGTGATCGTGGTGGACCGCAACGCCGACGCGCTCGAGCTGGCTTCGACGCTGGGCGCCGACGAAACCGTGCTGGCCGACGGCAAGCAGGTCGACGCGGTGCTTGACCTGACCGGTGGCAACGGTGCCGAGGTCGTGCTCGACTTCGTCGCCGAGCAGGGCGCCCAGCAGGACGCGTTCGCGATGACCCGGCGCGCCGGGTCGCACTTCGTCATCGGCTACGGCTCGAACATCGAAATCCCGACGATCGACATCATCTCCACCGAGCGCAACATCATCGGCAACCTGGTCGGCACCTACAACGACCTCGTGGAGCTGATGGTGCTGGCGCAGGCCGGGAAGGTCACGCTGCACACGAAGAAGTACCCCCTGGACGCGGCGCTCGACGCGCTGGCCGACCTCGACGCCGGGCGCGTGCGCGGCCGGGCCATCCTCACCCCCTAGGAGCAGGCACATGGCGAAGGAACTGCGGTTCGGCTCGGACGCCCGCGACCTGCTGCTGTCGGGCGTCGACAAGCTGGCGGAAGCGGTCAAGTCCACGTTGGGTCCCAAGGGCCGCAACGTGATCATCGAGAAGATCACCGGTTCGCCGGTGGTCACCAACGACGGCGTCACCATCGCGCGCGAGATCCACCTGAAGAACCAGTTCGAGAACATGGGCGCGCAGCTGGTCAAGGAAGCGGCGATCAAGACCAACGACGTCGTCGGCGACGGCACCACCACGGCGACCGTGCTCGCCCAGGCGATCGTCCACGAAGGCATGCGGGCGATCTCCGGCGGCGGCAACCCGGTGCTCGTCAAGCGCGGCATCGACCACGCCGTCGGCCTGCTGGTGGCGCACCTGGAGAAGCAGGCGCACCCGGTGGTGTCCGAACAGGACTACGCGCGGGTGGCCGCGATCTCGGCCAACGACGACGACGCCGTCGGCGCCGTCATCGCGAAGGCCCTGCACACCGTCGGCGACGGCGGCGTGGTGACGGTCGAGGAGTCGCCGTCGATCGGGATGAGCGTCGACTTCGTCGAAGGGTTCGAGTTCGACAACGGCTACCTCTCGCCGTACCTGGTCACCGACCCGGGCCGGCTGGAGGCGGTGCTCGACGACCCCTACATCCTGATGTGCGCGGAGAAGATCACCAAGGTGCAGCAGCTGATGCCGTTGCTGGACAAGGTGATGCGCGCGCCGAGGCCGTTGGTGGTGATCGGCGAGACGGTCGAGGGCACGGCGTTGTCCATGCTGGTGCACAACCACATGAACGGCACGTTCCAGTCGGTCGCGATCCGCGCCCCCGGCTTCGGCGACCGGCGGCTGCACAAGCTGGAGGACCTGGCCGCGATCGTCGGCGGCGCGGTCCTTTCGCGACAGTCCGGGTTCACGATGGAGACGATGACGCTGGAGCACCTGGGCCGGGCCAAGCAGGTCCGCGTCACCGAGAACCGCACGACGATCGTCGGCGGCGCGGGCTCTTCGGAAGCGGTGGACTTCCGCGTCGGCCAGCTGCGCGCGGAACTGGAACGCGCCCAGTTCGGCGTCGACGAAGACGTACTGACCGAGCGCATCGGCGCCCTGACCGGCAAGGTCGCGGTGGTCCACGTCGGCGCGGCGACCCCGGCGGAGCTGAAGGAGCTGCAGCACCGGGTCGAGGACGCGCTCTCGGCCACTCGCGCGGCGATGGCCGAAGGCATCGTGGCCGGCGGGGGAGCGGCGCTGCTGCACGCCGAGAAGGCGCTGGAAGGCCTCGGTCTCGAAGGCGACCAGGCGGTCGGCGTGGAGATCGTCCGGCGGGCGCTGGCCGAACCGGCGTTCCTCATCGCCCACAACGCGGGCCACCCGGCGCACGAGATCGTGGCGCGCACCCGCGAACTGGGCGAAGACGAAGGCTTCGACGCCCTGCACGACCGCTACGGCGACATGATCGCGATGGGTGTGGTGGATCCGCTGCGCGTCTGCCGCTCGGCGGTGCAGAACGGCGCTTCGGTGGCGGGCCTGCTGCTGACGACGAACTCCCTCATCGCCGAGGAACAGACCCCGTGGGGTGGCAGTGCGGCGCTGATGACGGAGTTCGGGCCGCTGGACGAGGGCTTGCACCAGCCTTCGCCGGACGCGAGCACCCCGCAGTCTCTCGGAATGGGTCCCTCCGTCGGCTGAGCGCGCGCCGCGGAGATCGAAGGTCCCCCTATCGGCGTCCTGAGCCGCCGTTGGGGGGACCTTCCCCGTGCGCGGGGCGCGCGGCGGTGCCACCCTGGTGATCATGACGCACTACGTTCTCGCGCAGACGGTGGCGGCGGTCGGGGAGTTCGAGGCCAAGGGCTTCCTCGGCACGGTGGGCAAGATCGCCGCCGCGACGGTGATCTTCTTCATCGCGATCGGCTTGGTCGTGGGCTTGCTGCTGGGCTTCTTCATCGGCCGCTCGGTCGGGCGGCGGCAGGGCCCGCGCTGACGCCAGGCCGGTTCAGGGGGCGAGGCCGTGCCGGGCGAGTTCGCGGCCGGCGAGTTCCTCGATGACGTCCCGGTCCCGCTCCCGCCAGCCGGTGGCCACGTTGGTCCCGGAAGCCAGGCGCCGCAACGGTTGCGTGGTCAAGGCCCGCAGCGCGAGCAGGTCGAGGCCTTCGTCCCCGAGCTCCCGCAGCCGGGCGGCGGCGGTCGCGTGACGGGCGAAGTGCCAGCGCAGCGGGAGCCAGGTCACGACGAGCGTGAGCACGGGCAGCACGACGATGATCGCCGCCATCCACCACGCGAGGCTCTCCACGGCTTCGATCTGCCAGCGGCCGGCGTCGGCGAGCTGGTTGCCGACGGTGGAGCCGCCGTGCAGGGCGTTCGCGAGCGCGTCGCCGACGAGCGGGATGCCGCCGGCGGAGTTCGCGGCGCCGTCGAACGTGCCGCGCAGCCCCGTGCCGGCGTTGACGAGCCCGTCGCCGGGGGCGCGCAGCTTCATCACCTGGTCGTACACCGAGGTGGCCAGCCACACCGCGAAGACGACGAGCAGCAGGGCGAGCAAGTCGCTGACGAGCTGGGCGGTGCGGCGGATCGGCCGTTCGGCGTAGAGCTGCATCGAGGACGCCTTTCGCGGTGGGGGAGCGCGGCCACGGCAACGTACCCGCGTGGCTGAAGCGCGAATCCCTCCGGTCGGAGCCTCGAATCGATCTATGACAGCCGTCATAGTGTGCTGGCGGCCACAACGTGCTCTCATAGGACTATGACCACCGTCATAGACATCCGCGAAGCGGGCGACGCCGATCGTGACCGCGTCGGCGCGCTGGTCGCGGCCTGCTCACCGGCCAGCCTGCGGCGCCGCTTCCTCATGGGCGGTCCCGCCGAGCCGGCCGAGGTCTTCCGGCGCTACCAGCGCTTCCTGCTCGCGGGACCGCCGGCCGGTGCCGCGCTGCTCGCCTTCCGGGACGGCACCCCGGTCGGCCTGCTCAACTTCGTCTCGGAAACCCCGGGCACGGCCGAAATCGGCGTCCTGGTCGCCGACGCGTGGCAGCGGCAGGGGATCGGCAGTGCGCTGAGCCGGTGGCTGTGGGCGTCCGGGCGGTGGCCGGGCTGGACCGTGCGGGCCACCGTCCAAGCCGGAAACACCGGAGCCGAAGCGCTGCTGCTGGGGCAGGGCTTCCGGCCGGTGCCGTCGTACGAGCGGGGCGAGCGCGACTTCGCACTGGCCGTCCCCGACTGGGCTATCATGACGGACGTCATGAAGGAGGCAGCCGATGACGAGGACGCCGCGCGAGCGGATGGTGCTCAGCGCCGCGCAACTGGTGCGGATCCACGGTGTCGGGGCGACCGGCATGCGGGACGTGGCCGTGCACGCCGAAGCCCCGCGGGGCTCCCTGCAGCACTACTTCCCGGGCGGTAAGGACCAGCTGATCGCCGAAGCGGTCGCGTGGGCGGGCGATTACGCCGCCCGGCGGGTGGCGCGCGTCCTCACCAAGATCGAGGACCCGACGCCCGGCAAGCTCTTCGCGGCGATGGCCGGCCAGTGGCGCGACCAGTTCACCGACGACGGCTTCGACGCGGGCTGCCCCCTGGTCGCGACGGTCGCCGACACCGCGGCCACCAGCGACAGCCTCCGCGAAGCGGTCGGCAAGGCCTTCGACGGCTGGCAGCGCCCGGTCGCCACCGCCCTCGAGCAGCTGGGCGTCCCGCCGTCCCGCAGCGCCTCGCTGGCGGTGCTCATGCTCAGCACGCTGGAGGGCGCGATCGTCCTGGCCCGGGCCCACCGGGACGTCGCGCCGCTCGAGACGGTGGTCGAGGAACTGCGCCCGTTGCTGGACGGCGCCGTCGACCGGCGGCGCCGCCGCGAAATCTGACGTGTACGCGCTGATGCCGTCCCACCTCGGGACCGGGCGCCTGCTCCTGCGCCCGTGGGCCGAGGCGGACGCCGGGGACCTGCGCGCCCTGCACGCCGAACGCGGAAAGGGAACGCCCGCGCTCGGGGAGATGCGGGACCTCATCGCGAAGATGTCGGCCGCTACAACGGGGATCGCCCTGATGCCCGTCGAACGCCGTGCCGAAGGCGACTTCATCGGCTATTGCGGGCTGATCGTCGGCCGCGCCACCCTCGAGGAACCCGAGATCGCGTACGAGCTGTTCCGGCGCGCGCACGGAAACGGTTACGCCACCGAGGCGGCCGCCGCGGTGGTCGAAGCCGCGGCGGCGACCGGGCGGAAGCGCCTCTGGGCGACTGTCGGTGCGGAGAACACGCCGTCGTTGCGTGTCCTCGAAAAACTCGGGTTCGCGCGGGATCACGTGTCCACAGAAGACAGTGGCGAGGTCGTCTGGCTGACCCGCTCGCTGCGTTAAAGCTCCCGGAAGAACTCCCGGATGTCGCGCACCAGCACGTCCGGCGCCTGCAGCGACGCGAAGTGCCCGCCGTCGTCGTACTCCGACCACCGCGTCACCGTGTTCGACAGCTCGGCCAGCCCGCGGAGCGCGTGGTCGCCCCGGAAGTTCGCCACCGCCGTCGGGACTCCGGACGGGGCCGGGCGCTCGCCCCAGCCGTCCTGGGCCGCTTCCAGGTAGAGGCGCGCCGCCGAGCCCGCGGTGCCGGTAAGCCAGAAGATCGTCACGTCGGTCAGGATCGCGTCCCACGACACCGGCGCCTGTCGCGTCGCCGACGGGTCCCAGTCCACGAACCACTCCAGGTTCCACGCGAGCTGCCCCACGGGCGAATCGTTGAGCGCGTACGCCAGCGTCTGCGGCCGGGTGGCCATCTGCGTCGCGTAGCCCGAGTGCGCATACCACCAGACCTCGTTCTCCCGCGCGCGTTTCCGGTCCTCTTCGGACAGTCGCTCGAGGTCGCCCGGCGCGGTAGGCACCCCGGCGTTCGCGACGGCGTTGACGTGCACCCCGATGACCGACGTCGGCGCGACGCGGCCCAGCTCCGGCGAGACGATGCTGCCGAAGTCGCCGCCCTGGGCGCCGTAGCGCTCGTAGCCCAGCCGCCGCATCAGCTCGGCCCACGCCCGGGCCGTGCGGCGCGTGTTCCAGCCCGGCTCGGCCGTCGGGCCGGAGAACGCGAAACCGGGGACCGAAGGGGCGACGACGTGGAACGCGTCGGCCGGGTCGCCGCCGTGGGCGCGCGGGTCGGTGAGCGGGCCGAGAACGTCGAGTAAGTCGGCGACCGTGCTCGGCCAGCCGTGGGTCAGGATCAGCGGCGTCGCGCCGGGTTCGGGGGAGCGGACGTGGAGGAAGTGCACGCGCTGGCCGTCGATCGTGGTCGTGAACTGCGGGAACGCGTTGAGCCGCGCTTCCCGCGCGCGCCAGTCGAAGCCGTCGCGCCAGTATTCCGCCAGCTCACGGAGGTACGGCTCGCTGACGCCGTAGCCCCAGCCCACGCCGGGCAGCTCACCCGGCCAGCGGGTGCGGGCGAGGCGGTGGTGCAGCTCGTCGAGGTCGGCCTGCGGGACGTCGATGCGGAAGGGATCCATGTCCGGCACCCTCTCGCCCGAGTAGGACAGGAGCTGTCCTCGACGTCCGGCAGACTCGCACCATGCGCGAAACCCGCCTGCTCCGCCTGCTGTCGCTGCTCCAGCTGCGCCGCGACTGGTCAGGCACCGAGCTGGCCGAACGTCTCGGCGTGACGACCCGCACGATCCGCCGCGACGTCGACCGCCTGCGCGAGCTGGGCTACCCGGTGCACGCGGCGATGGGCCCGGTCGGCGGCTACCGCCTCGGCGCCGGCGCCGAACTCCCGCCGCTGCTGCTCGACGACGACGAAGCGGTCGCGGTGGTGGTCGGCCTGCACGCCGGCGGCGTCTCGGGCCTGGAAGAGGCGTCGCTGCGGGCGCTGACGAAGGTCGAGCAGGTCCTGCCGTCCCGGCTGCGTCACCGCGTGGCGGCACTGGAAGCGAGCGTCCTGGCACTCCCGGCCCGCGGCCCGGTGGTGGCGGCGGACGTCCTCACCGCGGTGTCGGCGGCGATCCGCGCGGCCGAAACCCTCCGCTTCGACTACGTGAGCCACGACGGCCGCGAGTCCCGCCGCGCGATCGAACCGCACCGCCTGGTGTCGTGGGGCCGCCGCTGGTACCTGGTCGGCTGGGACCCCGAGCGCGCGGACTGGCGGACGTTCCGCGCGGACCGCCTGACCCCGCGCACCCCCAACGGCCCCCGCTTCAGCCCCCGCGAACCCCCGGACGGCGATCTCACGGCGTACCTCAAGCGCACGATGGGCCGGGACATGTGGCCGCTGCGCGCCCGGCTGAAGCTCTACGCGCCGGCGTCCGCACTGGCCGGCCGGGTGGAGGGCGAGCTGACGCCGATCGATGAGGGGACGTGCCGGCTGGAGCTGGCTTCGGACTCGTACGACATCGTGGCGTTCGTGGTGGGGATGCTCGACGTGCCGTTCGTGGTGGAGTCCCCACCGGAACTGGCCGAACGGCTCGCGGTGCTGGCCTCGCGGTACGCGTCGGCGGCCGGCGGGTGAGAGGGTTGGGCGTGGGTGTAGGCCCGTAGCCCGTGGCTGCGGGCCTGTCCCGTGTTCAGGCTGCGAATGGCAGGGGCTGATGCAGGTTGTTGCGTCTGGGTTTTCGGCGTTTGTCCAAGAACCGCGGCGGTAGAAATTCGGGGTGGCCGTCGGTGGCGATGCGGACCTGCCAGCCGGAGCGGTGCAGGAGCCGGTGGTGGTGGCCGCAGAGCAGGACCAGGTTCGCCAGGTCGGTCAAGCCGCCCTCGGACCAGTGGTGGATGTGGTGGCCCTGGCAGTGCCGGGGTGGGCGGTGGCAGCCGGGGAAGGCGCAGCCGCGGTCGCGCAGGAACAAGGCGCGGCGCAGTCCGGCTGAGATGAGGCGGCGGGCGCGGCCGAGGTTCAGCGGTTCGCTGGCGGAGCCGAGGACCGCGGGGATGAGGGTGCAGTCGCAGGCGTGGATCCGGGCCTCGGCGGCCGAGATCAGACCGGTGTCGCCCAGGGTCGCCGTGCCGAGTCCGGAGCGCAGGTCGGTGAGGGAGACCGCGACCATCACGTGGACGCGTTCCCCGGCTTGGGTGGGCAACTCTGGGGAGTTGAGTGCCAGGTCGACTGCGTCGGAGAAGGCGTCGCCGTAGCGTTCCTGCGGGGACCGGAAGTCCCCGCCGTCGTCGGCGGTGCGGCGCTCGGCCAGCGCGTCAAGCAGCGCGCTGGCGCGGGTGCCGGTCTCATCGTCGAAGCGGCCGGTGAGTTCCCAGGTGCCAGTGCGTTTGCGGCGCAGCGAGAGTTCCCGCACGGGAGTGGCGGGCTCGGCATCCCGAGGGGCGGTGCCATCGGGGTCGAGGTGGGCCAGGATCCGGGCACCGAGGGCTGCGACCTGTTTGTGGCCGCCCTCGGCAGCGAAGGCCAGCAGGTCCGCTTCCGCGGTCTCGCGGTGCTTGGCGGGGATGCGGGAGACGGCATCGATGATGGTGTCGATCATCGGGGTGCTCAACCGGCCGGCCAGCGCAGCGATACCGGTGGCCGGGGCAACGGCGGGGGTGGCGTCGAGAGAGTGGGCGGGGTGCAAAGCCTGGGCTCGCTTGACGACCTTGTCGGCGGCGGCGCGCGGGAGGTCGGCGAGATGCTCCAGCAACCGGGCGGCGGAACGGTAGCCGAACAGTTCCAGCGCACCACGGGATTCGATTTCCACCAGCAGCGCACCGATTTCCGCTTCGGCGGACCGCACCACGGTGAGCAGCGAAACGAGGCGGTCGGCCAGGGCCTCCGCGTCCGCTTGCCACACCGTTTCTCTGTCCACACACCAAGATTACCGACGTTCGATCATCTGTTCATCACTCGAAGGGGCGGTGTGCGGCGAGCCGGAGCCAGGTTTGCCGGGCGTGGCGGGCCAGTCGGCCGCGGCGGAGGGGCGCGGGGTGGTCGGGCCGGGCGTGCATCTGTGTCCAGGCGGTGAGTTCTGTGGCGAGGCGAACGATGACCCGCCTGCCGGCGAGATCGAGCAAACCGGTCGGCGCGGCCACCCACGCCCCGTCACGAACCTCACCGTCGGCGTGGCAGGCGGGTGTCCACACGCGCACGGGGATTCGGTGTGCCGCCGCCGGAATCGGGTGCACGGACACCGGCTCGTTGCGCCCGGATGGCCCGGGCCAGACCTGCCAAGGGCATCAGTCGAGCAGGTCCGGCCGGACTCTGGCGATCTCCTGGGTCAACTGCCGGACCGTGGCGATGTTCGGCAGTCTCAGTTCCACGTCCACTTTGGCGTCCGGCAGGGGTTTCACCAGCGCGCTGTGGCGGATCGCGAAACGGCCGTCCGCGGGGGTGAATACGAGGGCCGACCGTACGGGCTTCGAGTTCGGGTCGCTCTCGGCCGGCGGGCGCGGTTCCCGGCCGCGCACGGCACGCAACTCCTCCCACGCGATCAGGCCGGATTTGCGACCGGCTCGCCACCACAGTCCACGTTGGTCGGCGACGAAGCGGTGCATGCGGGGGAAGAAGCCCATCATCACCAGCAGGCCGCCCAGCGCGAACGCGCCGAAGAGGAACGACGCGGCGGCCGGAGGAAGGTTCTTCGCTCTCGACGAAGCTGACGGATGCCCGACGTCCGGGAAGACGGCGGCCAATCCGAAGAGGACGAACATGGCCAGCCCGCCGATGAACAGCCACCGGCCGGTCCGGTATTCGATGACGGGCGTCTCAGGGTCGGGGGACCATGTCTGTTCGGGCACGGACGGCAGCGTAGTCGAAGGCGGCTCCGGCAGTGGGGGTTTCGCGACCTGCGCCCCGGAGCGCGCTCGACGAGCAATGCGTGAGTCCGGGTGGTGGCCGGAGACGGGCGAAGGGTGTCCAAGACCGGTTTGTGACGACAGACCTGAACACCCTTCTCACCGCACTCTACGTCAAGATCGACGACCACCTCGCAGGCTGGCGTCGAACGGGCAGACCTCCGAGGCCCGCTGGCTGGCGGCCGAGACGATCGTCGACTCCCACCCCGGTCGAATGCGGCCGATCCCGGCCCACCGTGAAACGCTCGGAGCTGGCCGGCTGGGCCAAGTACGGCTACTGCCGCTCCCACTCGCGCTGGTTCTGGGGACTGCGGCTGCACCTGGTCTGCACCCCGGCCGGGCTCCCCGTCGCCTGGGCCCTGGCTGACCCGAAGGTCGACGAGCGGCAGGTGCTCGCGGCGATCTGCGACCACGAACCCCGCCTGCTCACCGAACGTACGCGTCGCCCAACCGCGCCACCGGCCAGCCTGTCACCCGGTCCCTGACCGCCTACGACCACTGACCGAGTCACGCATTACTCGTTTAGGTGTGCGTCCCGCCGTCCACGCGGATCTCCGTGCCCGTGATGAACTCGCCGTCGTCCGAAGCCAGCATCGCCACCACGCCCGCCACCGCCTCGGGGCGGGCCACCGCGTTGCCGACCTCCGTGGTCAGCCCGGTCGGGAGGATCGGCAGCAGGCGGCCGAACAGCGTGAAGTCGACGTCCTGGGGCAGCCAGCTCGCCGCCGAATCCGTGATCCCGCTCTTCACGCTCCCCGGCGCGACGCTCACCGCGCGCAGGCCCTGCTTGGCGTACTCCAGCGCCAGCGAGTGCGTGAACGCCTGGATCCCGCCCTTGCTCGCGCAGTACGCCGCCATGTACGGGTGGGCGAACGAAGCCGACGTCGAGCTGAAGTTCACCACCACGCCCTTGCCGGAAGCCAGCAGGGCGGGCAGCGCCGCGCGGGTCACCAGGAACGTGCCGGTCAGGTTGACCGCGAGCACCCGGTTCCACAGCTCCAGCGACGTCTCGTGCGTGTGCGACGCCAGCAGGATGCCCGCCGCGTTGACCAGGACGTCGAGACCGCCGAGGGTCTCGATCGCCGAAGCCACGCCGTCGGCCACCGCGGCCTCGTCGGCGACGTCCATCGTCAGCTTCTCCGGCACCGGCAGGTCGTCGAGGCCCTTG is a genomic window of Amycolatopsis lexingtonensis containing:
- a CDS encoding amidohydrolase family protein, coding for MYEKDGEKYFVVDAHTHFWDASPDNWVKGQEEYAKGWIECFHAYQGLGPKETHWPIDRFQKYSEELMMHDLFEVGHVDTAIFQPTNLRQWYKNGFNTTEADAALAEKHPGKFLVNTTFDPREGDAGMRAFEERVKRYGCKGVKLYTAEWYGDSRGWSLKDPEAARYLEKCEELGVKNIHVHKGPTIWPLDKDAFDVSDVDHVATNFQGLNFIVEHVGLPRIEDFCFMATQERNVYAGLAVVVGGLMHARPKFFAKVMGELMFWLGEDKLVFGADYAIWEPKWQVEGFVDWNMPGDDELSDFPPLTVDQKKKILGLNAARLYDIDVPEELKLANPENVEPVGVPNS
- a CDS encoding iron-sulfur cluster assembly protein, with the translated sequence MTTLVLGARAAVWAALGTVRDPELDEPLTDLGFVARCEVDDAGHAVIRLRLPTYFCAPNFAFLMVADAYDAVAGVPGLTGLDIKLDDHFASDVINRGVAARQGFVASFEGEAADELDTLRYDFVRKAVLAGTDRVCRSLAGRDPTSLTLGEVPPSPDLDRLRARRRELGLPAGDGDPLLLDPATGLAVAPADAKRHLAFARLTRTSMEANSGVCRGMLRARYSLAEDEEGTG
- a CDS encoding NAD(P)-dependent alcohol dehydrogenase; this encodes MKAVRLQKYHQHPVIEDVPEPRATGPFDVVVKIGGAGVCRTDLHIIEEQWAEKSGVALPYTIGHENAGWVHEVGPAVTNVEVGDTVILHPTPTCGLCHACRAGDDMHCPNGTFPGINTDGGMAEYLLTSARACIKLDPSTQPSDVAALADAGITAYHAVRKSVPLLYPGTTCVVNGAGGLGHIGIQSLRALTAARVIVVDRNADALELASTLGADETVLADGKQVDAVLDLTGGNGAEVVLDFVAEQGAQQDAFAMTRRAGSHFVIGYGSNIEIPTIDIISTERNIIGNLVGTYNDLVELMVLAQAGKVTLHTKKYPLDAALDALADLDAGRVRGRAILTP
- the groL gene encoding chaperonin GroEL (60 kDa chaperone family; promotes refolding of misfolded polypeptides especially under stressful conditions; forms two stacked rings of heptamers to form a barrel-shaped 14mer; ends can be capped by GroES; misfolded proteins enter the barrel where they are refolded when GroES binds) — protein: MAKELRFGSDARDLLLSGVDKLAEAVKSTLGPKGRNVIIEKITGSPVVTNDGVTIAREIHLKNQFENMGAQLVKEAAIKTNDVVGDGTTTATVLAQAIVHEGMRAISGGGNPVLVKRGIDHAVGLLVAHLEKQAHPVVSEQDYARVAAISANDDDAVGAVIAKALHTVGDGGVVTVEESPSIGMSVDFVEGFEFDNGYLSPYLVTDPGRLEAVLDDPYILMCAEKITKVQQLMPLLDKVMRAPRPLVVIGETVEGTALSMLVHNHMNGTFQSVAIRAPGFGDRRLHKLEDLAAIVGGAVLSRQSGFTMETMTLEHLGRAKQVRVTENRTTIVGGAGSSEAVDFRVGQLRAELERAQFGVDEDVLTERIGALTGKVAVVHVGAATPAELKELQHRVEDALSATRAAMAEGIVAGGGAALLHAEKALEGLGLEGDQAVGVEIVRRALAEPAFLIAHNAGHPAHEIVARTRELGEDEGFDALHDRYGDMIAMGVVDPLRVCRSAVQNGASVAGLLLTTNSLIAEEQTPWGGSAALMTEFGPLDEGLHQPSPDASTPQSLGMGPSVG
- a CDS encoding GNAT family N-acetyltransferase; protein product: MTTVIDIREAGDADRDRVGALVAACSPASLRRRFLMGGPAEPAEVFRRYQRFLLAGPPAGAALLAFRDGTPVGLLNFVSETPGTAEIGVLVADAWQRQGIGSALSRWLWASGRWPGWTVRATVQAGNTGAEALLLGQGFRPVPSYERGERDFALAVPDWAIMTDVMKEAADDEDAARADGAQRRATGADPRCRGDRHAGRGRARRSPAGLPAALLPGR
- a CDS encoding TetR family transcriptional regulator C-terminal domain-containing protein, which produces MAVHAEAPRGSLQHYFPGGKDQLIAEAVAWAGDYAARRVARVLTKIEDPTPGKLFAAMAGQWRDQFTDDGFDAGCPLVATVADTAATSDSLREAVGKAFDGWQRPVATALEQLGVPPSRSASLAVLMLSTLEGAIVLARAHRDVAPLETVVEELRPLLDGAVDRRRRREI
- a CDS encoding GNAT family N-acetyltransferase, whose product is MYALMPSHLGTGRLLLRPWAEADAGDLRALHAERGKGTPALGEMRDLIAKMSAATTGIALMPVERRAEGDFIGYCGLIVGRATLEEPEIAYELFRRAHGNGYATEAAAAVVEAAAATGRKRLWATVGAENTPSLRVLEKLGFARDHVSTEDSGEVVWLTRSLR
- a CDS encoding epoxide hydrolase family protein, with translation MDPFRIDVPQADLDELHHRLARTRWPGELPGVGWGYGVSEPYLRELAEYWRDGFDWRAREARLNAFPQFTTTIDGQRVHFLHVRSPEPGATPLILTHGWPSTVADLLDVLGPLTDPRAHGGDPADAFHVVAPSVPGFAFSGPTAEPGWNTRRTARAWAELMRRLGYERYGAQGGDFGSIVSPELGRVAPTSVIGVHVNAVANAGVPTAPGDLERLSEEDRKRARENEVWWYAHSGYATQMATRPQTLAYALNDSPVGQLAWNLEWFVDWDPSATRQAPVSWDAILTDVTIFWLTGTAGSAARLYLEAAQDGWGERPAPSGVPTAVANFRGDHALRGLAELSNTVTRWSEYDDGGHFASLQAPDVLVRDIREFFREL
- a CDS encoding helix-turn-helix transcriptional regulator — translated: MRETRLLRLLSLLQLRRDWSGTELAERLGVTTRTIRRDVDRLRELGYPVHAAMGPVGGYRLGAGAELPPLLLDDDEAVAVVVGLHAGGVSGLEEASLRALTKVEQVLPSRLRHRVAALEASVLALPARGPVVAADVLTAVSAAIRAAETLRFDYVSHDGRESRRAIEPHRLVSWGRRWYLVGWDPERADWRTFRADRLTPRTPNGPRFSPREPPDGDLTAYLKRTMGRDMWPLRARLKLYAPASALAGRVEGELTPIDEGTCRLELASDSYDIVAFVVGMLDVPFVVESPPELAERLAVLASRYASAAGG